In Humulus lupulus chromosome 7, drHumLupu1.1, whole genome shotgun sequence, the following are encoded in one genomic region:
- the LOC133792056 gene encoding uncharacterized protein LOC133792056 — protein sequence MKEVVTKEVIKWLDVGTIYPISDSSSVILRQCVPKKGGVTVVANENNELIPTRTVTDLVEQSLEAFMDDLSIFGVVHGQRKENVFHSIYYASKTLPDAQLNYTTTKKELLVVVFSFDKYRTYLLGTKVVVYMDHSAIKKGTKNQVVDHLSRHEDGNGESFEQPIRETFPDDQLLVVSQVSMPWYVDFVNYLENDMTPPDLKGQQLKRFFHDVKFYYWDDPFLYKQCSDQVLRSCVPERMFKAF from the exons atgaaagaagtagttacaAAAGAGGTTATCAAGTGGCTAGATGTTGGTACTATTTACCCAATCTCAGATAGTTCTTCGGTCATCCTGCGACAATGTGTTCCTAAGAAAGGAGGAGTCACGGTGGTAGCTAATGAGAATAATGAGTTGATTCCCACAAGAACAGTAACTG ATTTGGTGGAGCAATCCCTTGAGGCGTTTATGGATGATTTATCGATTTTTG GTGTTGTACATGGCCAAAGAAAAGAGAATGTGTTTCATTCCATCTATTATGCAAGCAAGACACTACCCGATGCTCAATTGAACTACACTACCACGAAGAAAGAACTTTTGGTTGTGGTATTTTCTTTTGATAAGTATAGAACTTACCTTCTGGGGACAAAAGTTGTGGTATACATGGATCATTCAGCCATCAA AAAAGGGACAAAGAATCAAGTTGTTGACCATCTCTCTAGACATGAGGATGGTAATGGAGAGTCCTTTGAGCAGCCTATTAGAGAGACATTTCCCGATGACCAACTCTTGGTGGTGAGTCAAGTTTCAATGCCATGGTATGTTGATTTTGTGAATTACTTGGAGAATGACATGACTCCACCTGATTTGAAGGGACAACAACTCAAGAGATTCTTCCATGATGTGAAATTTTACTATTGGGATGACCCATTTCTTTATAAGCAATGTTCAGATCAGGTGCTGAGAAGTTGTGTACCGGAGAGGATGTTCAAAGCATTCTAG